The Bos taurus isolate L1 Dominette 01449 registration number 42190680 breed Hereford chromosome 18, ARS-UCD2.0, whole genome shotgun sequence genome has a window encoding:
- the ADGRG3 gene encoding adhesion G protein-coupled receptor G3 isoform X2, producing MVAPRALGILLLLHLASGEEDSTPKYEEPRNVCQGFTNMNSYEDFDLNRTAGCFSKCTRSQEKLCHLGNLQRYWLNFETYLVERNQMDTLNTSFLTAFVKSINTNVSEDLYFSLTPSQIPKQVTKDEHQHPDRVRLPKSLFGSLKSSGPMVRLGIIVLDIGPGNVFKGSLLSREDGSRVLNNRIVGLTLGHINVTELAEPLEITFSHQYQPPNMNLSCEFWDATKGDWSSKGCSTEVGVRRTVCRCDHLTFFALLLRPILDEATVRALIHISQAGCGTSMIFLAFTIVLYVVLRFSRQRFKSEDAPKIHVALSISLFLLNLAFFLNVGQRLKGSNAACWARGAVFHYFLLCAFTWMGLEAFHLYLLVIKVFNTYFSHYFLKLSLMGWVLPALIVIGTGIANSYGPYCIRDEKNVITLELCWFREKTALYVTVYGYCLIIFLFSAVILSLVSWKIFTLSSATAGKEKGQHWKGVLTLLGLSCLVGLPWGLALLTSLGQFTAYVFALFTSLQGVFIFCWFIVLYCPSQSTVTSSSGTARVDHAQTVSHE from the exons ATGGTGGCGCCCAGGGCCCTGGGGATCCTGCTACTCCTGCATTTGGCCTCAG GTGAGGAAGATTCCACACCCAAATATGAAGAGCCAAGAAATGTCTGCCAGGGCTTCACCAATATGAACTCGTATGAAGACTTTGACCTTAACAGAACTGCTGGTTGCTTCTCAAAGTGTACACGGTCTCAGGAGaaactgtgccatctgggaaattTGCAGAG ATATTGGCTGAACTTCGAGACCTATCTGGTGGAGAGGAATCAGATGGACACATTGAATACGTCTTTTTTGACAGCGTTTGTCAAAAGCATCAACACCAATGTCTCAGAAGACCTGTACTTCTCTCTGACCCCCTCTCAG ATTCCGAAGCAGGTGACCAAGGATGAGCACCAGCACCCTGACAGAGTCCGGCTGCCCAAGAGCCTTTTCGGATCCCTGAAGAGCAGTGGGCCGATGGTCCGGTTGGGCATAATTGTCCTGGACATCGGTCCAGGGAATGTCTTCAAG GGCTCCCTGCTCAGCCGGGAGGACGGCAGCAGAGTGTTGAACAATCGCATAGTGGGCTTGACTCTGGGTCACATAAACGTCACCGAACTGGCTGAGCCTTTGGAGATCACCTTCTCCCACCAGTACCAGCCCCCC AACATGAACCTCAGCTGTGAATTCTGGGATGCGACTAAAG GAGACTGGTCTTCCAAGGGCTGCTCCACAGAGGTCGGAGTCCGCAGGACTGTCTGCCGCTGTGACCACCTGACCTTCTTCGCCCTGCTGCTG AGGCCAATCTTGGATGAGGCCACCGTGAGGGCCCTCATACACATTTCCCAGGCTGGCTGTGGAACGTCCATGATCTTCCTGGCCTTCACCATCGTCCTCTACGTTGTCCTGAG GTTCTCCCGGCAGAGGTTCAAGTCTGAAGACGCCCCCAAGATCCATGTGGCCCTGAGCATCAGCTTGTTTCTCTTAAATCTGGCCTTCTTCCTCAATGTGGGGCAACGCCTGAAGGGGTCCAACGCTGCCTGCTGGGCCCGGGGGGCCGTCTTCCACTACTTCCTGCTCTGTGCCTTCACCTGGATGGGCCTGGAAGCCTTCCACCTCTACCTGCTTGTCATCAAGGTCTTTAACACCTACTTCAGCCACTACTTTCTGAAGCTGAGCCTTATGGGCTGGG TCCTGCCTGCCCTAATAGTCATCGGTACTGGGATCGCCAACAGCTACGGCCCCTACTGCATCCGTGATGAGAAGAACGTCATCACACTGGAGCT GTGCTGGTTCCGTGAGAAAACTGCCCTCTACGTCACCGTGTACGGCTACTGCCTCATCATTTTCCTCTTCAGCGCGGTGATCCTGAGCCTGGTGTCCTGGAAAATCTTTACTCTGTCGAGTGCCACAGCGggcaaggagaaggggcagcactGGAAGGGGGTCCTCACCCTGCTGGGCCTCTCGTGCCTGGTGGGCCTGCCGTGGGGACTGGCCCTCCTCACGTCCCTGGGCCAATTCACGGCCTATGTCTTTGCACTGTTCACCTCTCTGCAAG GTGTCTTCATCTTCTGCTGGTTCATTGTCCTCTACTGCCCAAGCCAGAGCACCGTGACCTCATCTTCTGGCACTGCCCGGGTTGACCATGCCCAGACCGTGTCTCATGAATAG
- the ADGRG3 gene encoding adhesion G protein-coupled receptor G3 isoform X1, with product MVAPRALGILLLLHLASGEEDSTPKYEEPRNVCQGFTNMNSYEDFDLNRTAGCFSKCTRSQEKLCHLGNLQRYWLNFETYLVERNQMDTLNTSFLTAFVKSINTNVSEDLYFSLTPSQIPKQVTKDEHQHPDRVRLPKSLFGSLKSSGPMVRLGIIVLDIGPGNVFKGSLLSREDGSRVLNNRIVGLTLGHINVTELAEPLEITFSHQYQPPNMNLSCEFWDATKGDWSSKGCSTEVGVRRTVCRCDHLTFFALLLVIVPPPRPSQQFQKCRGSWAREQGGCGQGPGLWGVRAWPPVDRILIRGNHPQRPILDEATVRALIHISQAGCGTSMIFLAFTIVLYVVLRFSRQRFKSEDAPKIHVALSISLFLLNLAFFLNVGQRLKGSNAACWARGAVFHYFLLCAFTWMGLEAFHLYLLVIKVFNTYFSHYFLKLSLMGWVLPALIVIGTGIANSYGPYCIRDEKNVITLELCWFREKTALYVTVYGYCLIIFLFSAVILSLVSWKIFTLSSATAGKEKGQHWKGVLTLLGLSCLVGLPWGLALLTSLGQFTAYVFALFTSLQGVFIFCWFIVLYCPSQSTVTSSSGTARVDHAQTVSHE from the exons ATGGTGGCGCCCAGGGCCCTGGGGATCCTGCTACTCCTGCATTTGGCCTCAG GTGAGGAAGATTCCACACCCAAATATGAAGAGCCAAGAAATGTCTGCCAGGGCTTCACCAATATGAACTCGTATGAAGACTTTGACCTTAACAGAACTGCTGGTTGCTTCTCAAAGTGTACACGGTCTCAGGAGaaactgtgccatctgggaaattTGCAGAG ATATTGGCTGAACTTCGAGACCTATCTGGTGGAGAGGAATCAGATGGACACATTGAATACGTCTTTTTTGACAGCGTTTGTCAAAAGCATCAACACCAATGTCTCAGAAGACCTGTACTTCTCTCTGACCCCCTCTCAG ATTCCGAAGCAGGTGACCAAGGATGAGCACCAGCACCCTGACAGAGTCCGGCTGCCCAAGAGCCTTTTCGGATCCCTGAAGAGCAGTGGGCCGATGGTCCGGTTGGGCATAATTGTCCTGGACATCGGTCCAGGGAATGTCTTCAAG GGCTCCCTGCTCAGCCGGGAGGACGGCAGCAGAGTGTTGAACAATCGCATAGTGGGCTTGACTCTGGGTCACATAAACGTCACCGAACTGGCTGAGCCTTTGGAGATCACCTTCTCCCACCAGTACCAGCCCCCC AACATGAACCTCAGCTGTGAATTCTGGGATGCGACTAAAG GAGACTGGTCTTCCAAGGGCTGCTCCACAGAGGTCGGAGTCCGCAGGACTGTCTGCCGCTGTGACCACCTGACCTTCTTCGCCCTGCTGCTGGTAATAGTGCCCCCTCCCCGACCATCCCAGCAATTCCAGAAATGCCGAGGCTCCTGGGCCAGGGAACAGGGTGGCTGTGGGCAGGGGCCAGGCCTTTGGGGTGTGCGGGCCTGGCCTCCAGTTGATAGGATTCTCATTCGGGGGAATCACCCACAGAGGCCAATCTTGGATGAGGCCACCGTGAGGGCCCTCATACACATTTCCCAGGCTGGCTGTGGAACGTCCATGATCTTCCTGGCCTTCACCATCGTCCTCTACGTTGTCCTGAG GTTCTCCCGGCAGAGGTTCAAGTCTGAAGACGCCCCCAAGATCCATGTGGCCCTGAGCATCAGCTTGTTTCTCTTAAATCTGGCCTTCTTCCTCAATGTGGGGCAACGCCTGAAGGGGTCCAACGCTGCCTGCTGGGCCCGGGGGGCCGTCTTCCACTACTTCCTGCTCTGTGCCTTCACCTGGATGGGCCTGGAAGCCTTCCACCTCTACCTGCTTGTCATCAAGGTCTTTAACACCTACTTCAGCCACTACTTTCTGAAGCTGAGCCTTATGGGCTGGG TCCTGCCTGCCCTAATAGTCATCGGTACTGGGATCGCCAACAGCTACGGCCCCTACTGCATCCGTGATGAGAAGAACGTCATCACACTGGAGCT GTGCTGGTTCCGTGAGAAAACTGCCCTCTACGTCACCGTGTACGGCTACTGCCTCATCATTTTCCTCTTCAGCGCGGTGATCCTGAGCCTGGTGTCCTGGAAAATCTTTACTCTGTCGAGTGCCACAGCGggcaaggagaaggggcagcactGGAAGGGGGTCCTCACCCTGCTGGGCCTCTCGTGCCTGGTGGGCCTGCCGTGGGGACTGGCCCTCCTCACGTCCCTGGGCCAATTCACGGCCTATGTCTTTGCACTGTTCACCTCTCTGCAAG GTGTCTTCATCTTCTGCTGGTTCATTGTCCTCTACTGCCCAAGCCAGAGCACCGTGACCTCATCTTCTGGCACTGCCCGGGTTGACCATGCCCAGACCGTGTCTCATGAATAG